In one Halosimplex halophilum genomic region, the following are encoded:
- the coxB gene encoding cytochrome c oxidase subunit II codes for MSGLLAALVVVGCCAPAAVVWYRTRPFADHQRRRRDGTDDGSAPTRADGGGTVRAKPLGPRRWLTTVDHRDVGLLYLAFGTVAGLWGGMDAMMMRTELLTPSVSVWNAETYNALFTTHGITMLFFFAAPVFAGIANYVIPLLIGADDMAFPRINALAFWLLPPALLIARAGIVTELVGKTLEGALGLVPPGLLARIGGVGAVVDPLLLLEPPGVGWTMYTPLSIQSPNQQINLLLLGLHLSGVATTMGAINFIATIVTERGPEVSWADLDLFSWNILTQSGIILFAFPLLGSAMVMLLLDRTVGTTFFTVDGGGPILWQHLFWFFGHPEVYILVLPAFGLVSYILPKFAGRELFGFRFVVYSTLAIGVLSFGVWAHHMFATGIDPRVRASFMFVSIAIAVPSAVKTFNWLATLWNGRIRLTAPMLFCLGGLALFVVGGITGVFLASIPVDLVVHDTYYVVGHFHLIVMGVIPFSMFAACYYWFPLITGRWYNRPVAVAQAVLLTVGSALTFLPMLVTGMDGLPRRYANYPEPFALLNQVSSAGAYLVGLAAVLWLFNMVQSYRVGPPVTDDDAWDLAATDQRAREWHHPSGRPTQRAPAVSDPAPESDGSEADTDGGAPTDDAPAEPDRASALDRSTRDEQIGGRGPLRLVAAVTVAIAVLVVAGRLLLPLTGFDSTTEALIRTLNRRLLLVAVPLALFVEGVLVYAVYRFRGGVALRTPENKSLEIGWTIATAFVLLFVAVVSYQVLGSPFVAATPEPERERPADAVEIEIVAEQFDYGVRYPAANASVADADVIYAPTDRPVYFEVTAEDVLHSVHVPGLGLKQDAFPGQWNQLHTRLLDTGEYRLYCAEFCGVGHSRMRTTLSVVPPAEYQDRVDALADEAENGTAEDRTAGNGTAASATAGTRSAPAGGVAGPAFR; via the coding sequence ATGTCCGGACTCCTCGCCGCCCTGGTCGTCGTCGGGTGCTGCGCCCCCGCGGCGGTCGTGTGGTACCGAACGAGGCCCTTCGCGGACCACCAGCGGCGGCGACGCGACGGGACCGACGACGGCTCGGCTCCCACCCGCGCCGACGGCGGCGGGACGGTCCGCGCGAAGCCGCTCGGACCGCGCCGCTGGCTGACGACCGTCGACCACCGCGACGTGGGTCTGCTGTACCTCGCGTTCGGGACCGTCGCCGGCCTCTGGGGCGGGATGGACGCGATGATGATGCGGACCGAACTGCTGACGCCCAGCGTCTCCGTCTGGAACGCCGAGACGTACAACGCTCTGTTCACCACCCACGGGATCACGATGCTGTTTTTCTTCGCCGCGCCGGTGTTCGCCGGCATCGCCAACTACGTCATCCCCCTGCTGATCGGCGCCGACGACATGGCGTTCCCGCGGATCAACGCCCTCGCCTTCTGGCTGTTGCCCCCCGCGCTGCTGATCGCCCGCGCCGGCATCGTCACCGAGCTCGTCGGCAAGACCCTCGAAGGCGCCCTGGGGCTCGTCCCGCCGGGCCTCCTGGCCCGGATCGGCGGCGTGGGCGCCGTCGTCGATCCGCTCCTGTTGCTGGAGCCGCCGGGGGTCGGCTGGACGATGTACACGCCGCTGTCGATCCAGAGCCCCAACCAGCAGATCAACCTGCTGTTGCTCGGCCTCCACCTCAGCGGTGTCGCGACGACGATGGGCGCGATCAACTTCATCGCGACCATCGTCACCGAGCGCGGCCCGGAAGTCTCGTGGGCCGACCTCGATCTCTTCTCGTGGAACATCCTCACCCAGTCGGGGATCATCCTGTTCGCCTTCCCCCTGCTGGGCAGCGCGATGGTCATGCTCCTGCTGGACCGCACCGTCGGGACGACCTTCTTCACCGTCGACGGCGGCGGCCCCATCCTCTGGCAGCACCTGTTCTGGTTCTTCGGCCACCCCGAGGTGTACATCCTCGTCCTCCCCGCCTTCGGCCTGGTCAGCTACATCCTGCCGAAGTTCGCCGGCCGGGAGCTGTTCGGCTTCCGCTTCGTCGTCTACTCGACGCTCGCGATCGGCGTCCTTTCCTTCGGCGTCTGGGCCCACCACATGTTCGCGACCGGCATCGACCCGCGGGTCCGGGCGAGTTTCATGTTCGTCTCCATCGCCATCGCCGTCCCCAGCGCCGTGAAGACGTTCAACTGGCTCGCGACGCTGTGGAACGGCCGGATCCGGCTCACCGCGCCGATGCTGTTCTGCCTCGGCGGCCTCGCGCTGTTCGTCGTCGGCGGCATCACCGGCGTCTTCCTCGCCTCCATCCCGGTGGACCTCGTCGTCCACGACACCTACTACGTCGTCGGCCACTTCCACCTCATCGTCATGGGGGTCATCCCCTTCAGCATGTTCGCGGCCTGCTACTACTGGTTCCCGCTCATCACGGGCCGGTGGTACAACCGCCCCGTCGCCGTCGCCCAGGCCGTCCTGCTGACGGTCGGCTCCGCGCTGACCTTCCTTCCGATGCTCGTCACCGGGATGGATGGCCTCCCCAGGCGCTACGCGAACTACCCCGAGCCGTTCGCCCTCCTCAACCAGGTCTCCTCGGCCGGCGCGTACCTGGTCGGCCTCGCCGCCGTCCTCTGGCTGTTCAACATGGTGCAGTCCTATCGCGTCGGCCCGCCCGTCACCGACGACGACGCCTGGGACCTCGCCGCGACCGACCAGCGCGCCCGCGAGTGGCACCACCCCTCGGGCCGGCCGACGCAGCGAGCGCCCGCGGTCAGCGATCCTGCGCCGGAGAGCGACGGGAGCGAAGCAGACACCGACGGCGGCGCGCCGACCGACGACGCGCCGGCCGAACCGGACCGCGCGAGCGCCCTCGACCGCTCGACCCGCGACGAGCAGATCGGCGGGCGGGGGCCGCTCCGGCTGGTCGCCGCGGTGACCGTCGCCATCGCCGTCCTCGTCGTCGCCGGGCGGCTGCTGCTCCCGTTGACGGGGTTCGACTCGACGACGGAGGCGCTGATCCGGACGCTCAACCGCCGGCTCCTGCTGGTGGCCGTCCCCCTGGCCCTGTTCGTCGAGGGCGTGCTCGTCTACGCCGTCTACCGGTTCCGCGGCGGCGTCGCGCTCCGGACGCCCGAGAACAAGTCCCTGGAGATCGGCTGGACGATCGCGACGGCGTTCGTGCTCCTGTTCGTCGCCGTCGTCTCCTACCAGGTGCTCGGCTCCCCGTTCGTCGCCGCGACGCCCGAACCCGAGCGCGAGCGGCCCGCCGACGCCGTCGAGATCGAGATCGTCGCCGAGCAGTTCGACTACGGCGTCCGCTACCCGGCGGCGAACGCCTCGGTCGCGGACGCCGACGTGATCTACGCGCCCACCGACCGGCCGGTGTACTTCGAGGTGACCGCCGAGGACGTGTTGCACTCCGTCCACGTCCCCGGCCTGGGGCTCAAACAGGACGCCTTCCCCGGCCAGTGGAACCAGCTCCACACGCGCCTGCTCGACACCGGGGAGTACCGCCTCTACTGCGCGGAGTTCTGCGGCGTCGGCCACTC
- a CDS encoding DUF6789 family protein, whose protein sequence is MNRPLSAVVAGAVGTMVMSAALAIFEVQTRYAIGIFEAIARFVRMPESLFVGFVVYALVGTVAWPLLFVSLKPYVPLDLDPAVAGMLFALPLWVAFAIVGRGDVEGALVVLFVAFTLIAHLVYGFVLGAVYASLADEHASGPAAPAAE, encoded by the coding sequence ATGAACCGGCCACTCAGCGCGGTCGTCGCCGGCGCGGTCGGCACGATGGTCATGTCGGCGGCGCTGGCGATCTTCGAGGTCCAGACCCGCTACGCCATCGGGATCTTCGAGGCCATCGCCCGGTTCGTCAGGATGCCCGAGAGCCTCTTCGTCGGCTTCGTCGTCTACGCCCTGGTCGGCACCGTCGCCTGGCCGCTGCTGTTCGTGAGCCTGAAACCCTACGTCCCGCTCGACCTCGATCCCGCGGTCGCGGGGATGCTGTTCGCGCTCCCGCTGTGGGTCGCGTTCGCCATCGTCGGCCGCGGCGACGTCGAGGGCGCGCTCGTCGTCCTCTTCGTCGCGTTCACCCTCATCGCACACCTCGTCTACGGGTTCGTCCTCGGCGCGGTGTACGCGAGCCTCGCCGACGAGCACGCGTCGGGTCCAGCCGCGCCGGCCGCCGAGTAG
- the hisF gene encoding imidazole glycerol phosphate synthase subunit HisF: MALTKRIIPCIDVDLDDDGEAAVYTGVNFEDLAYTGDPVEMAKKYNEAGADEFVFLDITASAEGRETMLDTVSQVADEVFIPLTVGGGIRTREDVKETLRAGADKVSINTGALERPELITEGARAFGNQCIVISVDARRRFDEAGEHYVEVDGESCWFECTVKGGREGTGVDVVSWAEEAEERGAGELFVNSIDADGTKDGYDIPLTRAVCDAVSTPVIASSGCGGPEDAHEVFTEAGADAALAASIFHFDEYSIDEVKRYLDDRDVPVRL; the protein is encoded by the coding sequence ATGGCTCTGACGAAGCGGATCATCCCCTGTATCGACGTGGACCTGGACGACGACGGGGAGGCGGCGGTCTACACCGGGGTGAACTTCGAGGACCTGGCCTACACGGGCGACCCCGTGGAGATGGCAAAGAAGTACAACGAGGCCGGCGCCGACGAGTTCGTCTTCCTCGACATCACGGCCAGCGCCGAGGGCCGCGAGACGATGCTCGACACCGTCTCGCAGGTGGCCGACGAGGTGTTCATCCCGCTGACCGTCGGCGGGGGCATCCGCACCCGCGAGGACGTGAAGGAGACGCTCCGCGCGGGCGCGGACAAGGTGTCCATCAACACCGGCGCGCTGGAGCGCCCGGAGCTCATCACCGAGGGCGCCCGCGCGTTCGGCAACCAGTGCATCGTCATCAGCGTCGACGCACGCCGGCGATTCGACGAGGCGGGCGAGCACTACGTCGAGGTCGACGGCGAGTCCTGCTGGTTCGAGTGCACGGTCAAGGGCGGCCGCGAGGGGACGGGCGTCGACGTGGTCTCGTGGGCCGAGGAAGCGGAGGAGCGCGGGGCGGGCGAGCTGTTCGTCAACTCCATCGACGCCGACGGGACGAAGGACGGCTACGACATCCCGCTGACGCGGGCGGTCTGCGACGCCGTCTCGACGCCCGTCATCGCCTCGTCGGGCTGTGGCGGCCCGGAGGACGCCCACGAGGTGTTCACCGAGGCCGGCGCGGACGCGGCGCTGGCGGCCTCTATCTTCCACTTCGACGAGTACTCGATCGACGAGGTGAAGCGGTACCTGGACGACCGCGACGTGCCCGTCCGGCTGTGA